One Archangium violaceum genomic window, TGGGAGGAGCCCTATTGCTCCTGGATGGGAAACACCGTGGCACGCGGAAAGTGGAAGTTTTTTCAATTCCCTGACCCCATCTTCCGTCCTGGGTGGGGGCGGGAGCACCTGGGTTGCCAGGAAAAGCGGCCCTTGTCCTCGATGGAACGGAAGATCTTTCGAACCACTGGCTCCGGACCTGCAACGGACCTACCCGGTGGGCGTCGCGGATGGGAACGGACTTACCGTCAACAGTGACTCGGACTTCCAGACAGAGACCCGCTGGGCGGATGGCACTCCGAATGCAAACCTCCTCGTCCGGGGAAGCATGGGCGGCGGCGTCATCTGGGAGGAAGTCGCAATGGTGGACATGCGGGGAACGGTGAGGCGGGCGATGAAATCAGCGGCGGCGGGGGTGCTGCACCACAGCGGCCTCCGTAAAGCCCTGGCGGCCTACAGGAGGTACCAATCCGGTGGGCGCCGCATCCTGATCGTCAGCTATCACCGTGTGGTGGGGGACTTCACCGGAGAGTTGCAGCGCTCCATCCCGGGGCTGCTCATCTCCCAGGAGACATTCCGCGGGCACCTGGAGGGACTCTCCGCAGCCGGTTACGAGTTCGCTTCCCTCGGGGACGCGCTGGACGTGATGGCCGGACGCCGGACGGCCCGCAGGGATCTGTGTGTCGTCACCTTCGACGACGGCTACCGGGACGTGTACCGGTACGGCTACCCCGTCCTGAAGGAGATGGGCGTGCCGGCCATCATCTACCTGCCGGCGGCGCTCATCGGCACCAACGAGCGCTTCCATCATGACCGGCTCTTCCACCTGCTGCGGCTCGCGCAGGCCCGGGGCTACCAGCCGTTGTTCGACGTGATGCCCAAGCCCGCCACGGAGCTGCTGGACACGGTGCTCTCCGGCCGCAAGCGGCTGTCCGCGGCGCTCGACGACTTCATCGGCCAGTACTCCTCCTCCACGCTCGCGGAGACCATCCAGGTCCTGGAGGAGAAGCTCGGCCCCGGTCCGGACCTGCTCCCCGAGCAGGGTGATCTCATGGACTGGGACGAAGTGCGGCGCATGGTGAAGGACGGCTTCGAGTTCGGCGCGCACACCCTGGGACACGTGGTGCTGACCCACGAGCCGATCGAGGTGGTGGAGCGCGAGGTGTGCGAGTCCAAGGCCCTCATCGAGCGCGAGGCCGGCATCACCGTGCGCGACTTCGCCTACTGCAACGGCTGGTACTCGGACGACCTCATCCGCATCCTGGTGCGCAACGGGTTCCGCTCGGCCGTGACCACCGAGGACATGCCCAACCGCATCGGAGGGGATCCCTTCACCCTCAAGCGCAAGGTGCTCTGGGAGAACTTCAGCCTGGGCCTGACGGGTGGGTTCTCGCGGAGCCTCACCGTGTGCCAGCTCGACGACTGCTTCGGGACGCTGGGCATGCGTGAGCCCGTGCCCGGCCGGCGCCCGCAGCGCTTAGCGGTTCCGACTCCCACCAACACCAACACCCTGCGGCTGGACGGCCCGCCGGAGGAGGTGACCTGGTGAACGGGAAACCGGACACCCCCGTGCCCGCGGCACCCGCCGCACCCGCGGTGCCCGCCTCCTCGTTCCTGGGGAAGGCGGGACCCCTGGTTCTCGCCCGGCTGTTCACCGCCGGGCTCACGTTGTCCATTCCACTCGTCCTGGCGCGGGTGTTGAGCCTGGAGGAGTACGGCACCTACTACCAGCTCTTCCTCATCGCCACGACGCTCTACTACGTGCTGCCCTTCGGGGTGGTGCAGAGCCTCTACTACTTCCTGCCCCGGTCCGAGGAGAAGCGGCCCTGGCTGGGGCAGACGTTGCTCTTCATGTCCGCCGCCGGGGTGGTGGCCGCGGGCTTCGTGTGGGCGCTGCTCGGGCCCGTGGCGAACCACTTCGACAACCCGGCGCTGCTCGCGCACCGGGGGACGCTCGCGGCCTACACCGCCTTCCTGCTCGGCTCCTTCCCGTTGGAGATCTCCCTCACCAGCCAGGGCCGCACGAAGCAATCGGCGCTCGCCTACCTGGTGTCGGATGCCCTGCGCGCGGCCTCCATGGTGGTGCCGTGCCTGCTGGGCTTCGGCCTGCACGGGATGATGCTGGCGGTGGCGGGCTTCGCCTTCATTCGCTACCTGGCCGCCTGGGTGGTGGTGCCCCGGGGGACGAGCGGTCCGCTGCTGCGCCCGGGGCTGTGGCGCCAGCAGCTCGTCTACGCGGCTCCGTTCGGCGCGGCGATGGCGCTCGCCATCCCCCAGCAGAACGCCCACCTCTACATGGTGGCGGGCGCGGTGGCCCCGGCGCTCTATGCCCTCTACCGCGTGGGGTGCTTCCAGCTCCCGGTGGTGGATCTGCTCTACACGCCCACCAGCGAGGTCCTCATGGTGCGCCTGGGTGAGCTGGACAAGCAGGGGCGCCTGGAGGAGGGCGTGGTGGCCTTCCGCGAGGCCGCGGGCAAGCTGGCCTTCGTCTTCCTGCCCTTCGCCGCGTTCCTCTTCGCCGCGGCCCCCGAGTTCATCGGGGCCCTCTTCGGCGCGAAGTTCCTCCCGGCCGTTCCCATCTTCCGGGTGAGCGTGGTGGGCGTGGTGCTCGCCATCCTTCCCATGGACGGTGTGCTGCGTGCCCGCGGGCACACCCGCGCCATCTTCCTGTCGTACCTGCTCAAGGCGGTGGTGACGGCGCCACTCGTCTGGTTCGGCGTGAAGTGGTTCGGGATGATGGGCGGCGTCGTGTCCTGGGCCGTGGCCGAGGTGGTGGGCAAGGGCGCGCTGCTCGTCCGCGTGCCCGCGGCACTGTCCACTCCCGCACGGACCCTGCGCATCCGGGACATCATTCCCTGGCGCGAGCTGGGCAAGGCGTCACTGGCGGCCGTGGCCGCCGCGGCGAGCGTCTTCCTGTTGCGCGTCGCCCTGGTGCACGCCTGGAGCGGTCTGCCCGAGGGCCTCGTCTGGAGGGCCCTGCCACTCGCGGTGGCCGGCGCGCTGTTCGCCATGGGCTATGTGGGGGTGCTGTACGCCACGGGGGTGAGGCCCCTGCGGCTGCTCGGCGGCCTACGCGCTCGTCGCGCGGCGTGATCGCAAGGCATCGGACTTTCGGACATATGGACAGTGGACGGTGCGGGGCCCAGGGGGGTCCCGCCCTGGAAGGCCGGTACCTAGCTTGGGAAACCGTTCAACCAGGGGAGAGGCGTGATGGGCATCGATGCGATGACGTTGTACAGGATGGGGCGCAAGCTTTACCTACGGGGTGTCCCCGTATTGCCTGCCGTGCTGCGCAAGGCCATCCACTTCCTGCACGGCTCCTACATCCCGGTCGAGGCTGAAATCGGCGAGGGGACGCAGATGGGCTACGGCGGCATGGGCATCGTCATCCACAAGGATGCGCGCATCGGCCGGCACTGCCTCATCTCCCACCAGGTGACGATTGGTGGACGCTCGGGGCTCAAGGATCTGCCGGTCATCGGCGACTATGTGCGCATTGGCGCGGGCGCGAAGATCCTGGGCAACGTCCGCATCGGGGATTTCGCCGTCATCGGTGCCAACGCCGTGGTGGTGAGGGATGTGCCCCCAGGCACGGTGGTGGGTGGCATTCCGGCGCGGGAGATCCGCAAGGATCCGGATCCGCTCGCCGCCTACGAGCGCGAGATGGGACTGCGCCCACCGGTGCGGCGTCCCGAGGCGGTGCCGTCCGTTCCTCCGCCGGCATCCGCCGCGCGGTAGTCAGGGGGAGAGCCGCGCATGAGAGTGCTCCTCGTTGGAGACTATCCGCCACCCCACGGTGGCGTGGCCGTGCACGTCCAGCAGCTCCATGGGTACCTGCGCGAGCGCGGGGTGGAGACGGTGGTGCTGGACATCGGGAAGGGAGGGCGGCCGGCTCCGGACGTCATTCCCGTCCGGACGCCGACGCAGTATGGCAAGAGGCTCGCGGGCTTCCTCCGCGAGGGGTGGACCGTCCACGTCCACACCAGCGGCAACAACCCGAAGTCCTGGATGCTCGCCGCCACCGCCGGGGTGAGGGCGCCACGCTCCCCGCGCGTCATCACGCTGCACTCGGGGCTGCTGCCGGAGTACCTGGCCGCCTCCGTGTCGCGGCGGGCCTTCGCGCGGGTGGCGCTGGCCGGCTACTCGCGCGTGGTGGCCGTGTCCGAGGCGGTGCGCGATGCGCTCGCGCGCTGCGGCGTTCCGGAGGAGAAGCTCGTGGTGTACCCGGCCTTCTGTGGCTCGCAGGTGCGGCCGGGGTCCGTGACGCAGGCGGTGCAGGAGGCGCGCATCCGCCGCCGGACGCTGCTGGCCATGGCGCACCATCCCTCTCCCGTCTACGGCCGGGGGCTGATGTTCCGCGCGCTGCGGATGCTCGCCAACGAGCTGCCCGGCGTGGGGCTCGCCGTCTTCGGGCCGGGGACCCGCTCGGAGGCGTTCCTGCGCGATGCGCGTGAATGCCAGGTCGAGGAGCTCCTCGAGGACATGGGCGAGCTGGAACATTCGCAGGCGCTGGCGCTGATCTCGCGCTGCGATGCCTTCGTGCGGCCGACCACGCACGACGGCGATGCCATCTCCGTGCGCGAGGCGCTCGCGCTCGGCGTGCCATGCGTGGCCAGTGACGTGTGCGGGCGGCCCCATGGGACGTACACCTTCCGCGCGGGCAACGCGGTGGACCTGGCGGATCAGGTGCACCGCGCGCTCGAGCACGGGCCCGCACAGGTGGTGTCACCGGACGCGGGTCCGGTGCTGCTGAAGCTGTACGGCGAGTTGTCGCAACCGGTGGTTCTGGGTGGAGGCGAGACACATGCGGCGCAGTGAGGAAATGGATCTGGCCCGCCGGGCCCTGCGTGGCAGGGACCTGGTGGTCTTCTCGAACGATTGGGATGGGGATCCGCTGTCCAAGGTCCACATCATGCGGATCCTCTCCCGGGACAACCGGGTCCTCTGGGTGAACAGCATCGGGAACCGGGCGCCCAAGGCCAATGCGCACGACGTGAAGCGCATCTGGAAGAAGCTGTCCTCGTTCACCGAGGGCATCCGCGAGGTGGAGCCCAACCTCTTCGTGCTCGCCCCGCTGGCGGTGCCGTTCTACGGCTCGGAGGCGGTGCGCGCCTTCAACCGCACGCTGCTGCGGGCCCAGGTGCTGCGCGCCATGCGGCGGCTGCACTTCAAGCGGCCCATCTCCTGGTCCTTCCTGCCGGCCTCGGCGCCGGTGTCCGGGCGGCTGGGCGAGGAGTTCGTCGTCTATCACTGCGTGGACGAGTTCTCCGCCTTCAGCGACACCAACGGGCGGCACATCGCGGAGCTGGAGGAGCAGCTGCTGCGCCGGGCGGACCTGTGCATCACCTCGGCGGACCGGCTCCGGGACAACAAGGTGCGCGTCAACCCGAACACGGTGCTGGTGCGCCACGGCGTGGACTTCAACCACTTCGTGAAGGCGTGTGATCCGTCCACGCCCATTCCGGAGGACATCGCGAAGCTGCCCAGGCCCATCTTCGGCTTCTTCGGGCTGGTGGCGGACTGGGTGGACCTGGAGGCCATCGCCGCGACGGCGCGGGCGCACCGCGAGGGCTCGGTGGTGGTGATCGGCAAGGTGGCGCCGGACGTGGATCCGTCGGTGCTGACGGCCGAGCCCAACGTCCACATGCTCGGGCGCAAGGCGTACTCGGAGCTGCCGGGCTACTGCCGCGCCTTCGACGTGGCGCTCATGCCCTTCAAGGTGAACGAGCTCACGCTCAACGCCAATCCGCTGAAGGTGCGCGAGTACCTGGCGGCGGGCCTGCCCGTGGTGTCCTCGGACATCCCCGAGGTGCGCAAGGTGGGTCTGTGCAAGCTGGCGAGCGACACCGAGGACTTCGTCCGGAAGGTGGACGAGTGTCTGGCCGAGGGCGCTGGCCCCTCCCGCGAGCGCGCCGAGCGCATCCGCCACGAGAGCTGGGAGGCCAAGGTGGAGGAGATCCGCGGCTTCGTGGGCGAGGCCATGGTCAAGGCCGGACGGAGCCTGTAACCGTCCGCTCCCGGCGTCCCGCCCGCCGTGGTTCGGGTGGGTCGCAGGGAACCCTCACTCACGGGTGTATCCCTGGTGGGGCACTGTTGATAGGAGCAGGTCCCCCCGCATCGGGTCCGGTGTGGACCTGCCCCCTATGAGCGCCGCGCGTTTCTTCATTTTCGACGATTCTCTCTGGCCGTTGCTCACCGTCCGGATGGTCGGAGAAGCGACGAGCCGGCACTTCGACGAGTTCCTGGACATCTCGCTGTCCTACCTGCATCGGCGGGAGCCCCATGTCGTCGTCACCGACATGCTCCGGGGCGGAATGATGTCGCCCAGGCTGCGCCACCGGCTGCACGAGTGGATGAAGTGCCACGAGCAGCTCTTCCGGGAGACGCTGATCGGCGAGGCCTTCGTCCTCGACTCCCCGTTCCTCCGGCTGGGGTTGAGCATCCTCTTCCATCTGCGGCAGCCGCCTTGCCCCTACTTCATCGACGCTCGCGTGGAGCCGGCGTTCGCGTGGGCCGCCGATCAGCTGGAGAACGTGGGCCAGAGGGATGCCGCGGAGCGTGTCCGACAGCACTTCGGCTTGCTTCCGTCGAGGCATCGCCTCAGTTAACTGCCCTCGACATGAGTACCCGGCGTCTGCTCGAACACGCGAAGGAGGTTGCCCGGTTCGCCCCGGTCCGGCCGGCGGTGAAGGCCGGATTCCGAGCGGCGATCGCCAGCATCCTCCCCCTGCTGGTGGCCAGTGGCTTCCATCTCTCCGAAGCCCTCTGGCTCAGCGTGGGCGGCTTCAACACCTCCTTCGCCGACAAGGGCGGCTCGTACCGCTCTCGCGCGATCAGCATGGGGGCGGTGGCCCTCACCGGGGTGCTCTCGGTCTTCGTGGGGGGACTGGCCGGCGGCCATCCCGCCCTGGCCATCCCGGTGGCCCTGGTCTGGGTGACGGCGTGCAGCTACGCGGGGGTGTACGGACCCACGGCGGGCTTCGTGGGCAACATCGCGGCGAGCGCCTTCGTCATCTCCCTGGGCCTGCCCGCCTCCAGTCTCCTCGAGGCCCTGACGCGCGTGGGCTTCCTGCTGGTGGGAGCCCTCTGGGCGATGCTGCTCTCGCTCGTCCTCTGGCCGATCCGGCCCTATCGGCCCGCGCGATTCGCCGTCGGCCGCTGCTTCCGGGCGTTGGCGGACTTCGCGGGAGAGGTGGGGCGTCTGTCCATCAGGGGCGACAGCGCGGCCTGGCAGGCGCTGATCCAGGGCCATCACGGGAGGATCCGCGAGCTCCTGGAGGAAGCCCGGAGCACCCTGGCCGCCATCCGCCGGGGGCGCCAGGAGAGCGGGCGAGGGGAGCGGCTGCTGGTCCTGTTCCAGGTCGCGGACACGACGTTCGGGGTGGTGATCGCCCTGGCCGACGTGATGGAGAGCCTGTCGCACGGCACCGGGGTCCGTCCGGCCCAGGACGCGGTGGAGCGCGCTCTCGCCGCCTACTCCCGGACGCTCCAGGAGCTCGCGCGCATCGTCGAGACGGAAGGCCACGCCAGGCAGTTGCCCTCGCTGGATTGGGGCGCGGAGGCGCTTCGGGAAGCGATCGCCCGGACCGAGGCCGCCGAGGGCGCCCAGGCCATGCGGGTCATCGACCGGGCACAAGCCCTCCACGCGGCCCGGTTGCTGGCGCGGCTCCGGGAGTTCGCGGGGGTCGCGGTGGAGACGGCCGCGAGCCTCGCGGACGATCGTCCCGCCTCTTTCGGACAGGCCCTGCTGGGAATCGATCTGGCCGAGCGCAAGCGTCCGTTCCTCGGGCCGCTGCGGGAGAACCTCTCGAGTGACTCGGTGGTGCTGCGGCACGCGCTCCGGGTCGGCGTCACCACGGCGATCGCGGTCTGGCTCACGGCGCGCTTGCAGCAGAGCTACGGCTATTGGGTCACGATCACCGTGCTCACCATCATGATGCCGTACACCGGCCCGACCTTCCTCAAGGGGTTGCAGCGGGTGGTGGGGACGGTGGTGGGGGGCGTCCTCGCCGCGGTGGTCGCCGCCTGGCTGCATGATCCGCACGCGATCTCCGTGCTGGTGTTCTTCACCGCCGCCATCAGCGTGGCCGTCATCTCGGTCAACTACGGGCTCTACACCGTCTTCCTCACGATCACCTTCGTGCTCCTGGCCGAGGTGGGCAGCGGAGACTGGAGCCTGGCCCGGGTGCGGATCATCAATACCCTCATTGGCGGGGCGTTGGCGTTGGCGGGGACCTGGTTGCTGTGGGAGCGGCCCGAGAAGGAGCGTTTCCCCGCGCAGCTCGCGGCGGCGCTGCGGGCGGATCGCGAGTACTTCCGGCAGGTGTTCTCCGCCTGGCTGGGAGACTCGAAGGGGCAGGATCCGACGTTCGGCGAGGCACGACGGAAGATGGGCCTGGCGACCATCAACGCGGAGGCCTCCTTCCAGCGGCTGCTCTCCGAGCCACGAAGGCGGACGGAGCCGCTCGAGCCCCTGATGACCCTGCTCGCCTATACCCGCCGCTTCTCGGCGGCGGTGATCGCCTTCTCGACGCACAACGAGCGGGCGCCGGAGCGGGTCCGGTCCCTCCTGGCGCGCTTCGCGACGACCACGGAGCATGTCCTGGAGGACCTGGCGGATGCGGTGGCCCAGGGGCGGACGCCGGCGCCGCTGCCCGATTTCGCCGGGCTCCTCGCGGGGGAGGGGGCCACCACCGGGGGCGAGGCGGCCCCGGGCGTGGGGGAGCCGTTGCTACAGGCGCAGCTCGAGCGGGTGGTGCGGCAGCTCACCGTCCTCCATGGTGCCGCGTCGCGGAGGAGCCCTGTCGCGGAAGAGCACTCCGAGCAACGCGGAGCGCTCTCGGGCGGCTACCAGTAGCGGCGTGGCGGCGCGACGGGCTGGGCCGGCGGCGCGGACACGGGCTCGAGCATGCCGCAACCGAGCAGCCGCTCGACGGCGGCCTTGACCTCCTTCGCGCTGGCGCAGTCCTCGAGGTTGCGCGTCACCTCGGAGATCGTCCGCTCTCCCAGCCCGAACTCCACGAGGAAGAGCCCATCCTCGGAGGAGAGGCCGCGGGGCTCGCTCCATGAGTCCCGGTCCGCGTCGAACTGCGCACGTCCCATCCCCGCTCGAGACTTCTCGACCATGAGGGAATACGCCGATACGGCCTCGTTGCCTTTCGAGGAGAGCTTGAACTTCTGCGCGCGTCCGAAGCGGATCCGCTCCGAATTCTCGTCCTTCATGGTGCTGCCTCCATGGCAACTCTTCGTCACACGGCCGAAGCCCGGAGGCCGGAGGCCGGAGCCCATCGGGAGCGCGGCCCTTGTCGTGTGTCACGTTTCAAGGTCGATGCCTAGGGGGCTTTGCGAAATGAGAGCCCCCATGTTGTACGGCCAATGGGCCAACCAATGGCCGCGGGTGTCCATTTCGGGGCTCTTGCCGGGGAAACGCGGTGCGATGGGGGATACGGATTCGCACGCGAAGTGCGTGGACCGGGGTTCCCCCTCGCCTCAGGATGGCGCTGCCCCGCTTTATGACTCCTGAATCCCTTTCGGCCCCGAGTGCCGCGTCCGCCGTTCTTCCCACCCCCGTGCCTTCGCTGTCGGCCCGCGTCGGGTGGGCGGCGCCGCTGATGATGACGTTCGCGCGGCTGGTGCTCGCCTATGTCGCGCACGGGGTGACCGCCGCGGTGCTCGCCGCCTCGGGTCACGCCGAGCCGTGGCAGGCCGCCATCCGGTGGTGGACGGTGTATGGCTCGCTCATCGACGCCGGGTGCCTGGTCCTGCTGGCCATGCTCACGCGCCGCGAGGGCCGGAGCATCCGCGATCTCGTGGGCTTCGACCGGACCCGTCTCGGGAGGGACCTGTTGATCGCGCTCGGCCTGCTCCTGGGGCTCGGCCTGGTGGGTTTCGTGGGCGGTATGGGGACGAGCCTGTTGCTCTATGGCAATCCCCACCATGCTCCGCCCATGGGCGGGCTTCCCACGTGGGCCATGGTCTACAGCATCGCGATCTGGCCACTGCTCTGGGGCTTCACCGAGGAGACGACGTACAACGGCTACGTCCTGCCCCGACTGCGTGCCCTCAGTGGCCACTCCTGGATGGCGGTGGCGATCGTCTCCTTCGGCTGGGCGGCCCAGCACATCGCGCTGCCGGCCATGTTCGACGGGCGCTTCATGCTGTATCGCTTCCTGTCCTCGCTGCCGATCGCGCTCCTGGCGGCCACGTTCTACCTGCGCACCGGACGGCTCGTGCCGCTCATCGTCGCGCATGCGGCCATCGACATCCTCGCGCCCGCGAGCGTCATGTTCGCCCCGCCGCACAGTTGAAGGATGCCGAGCCTGCGGTGCGGGCCATCCAGCGGGGAGTACAAAAAGTTCAGCATGCCAGCAGTGGGTCTGGTTCCCACGGTGTGTCCTTCCATGGGAACACCTCTCGTATTCGAGACGGGGTTTCCCGCCCACATTCAACCCCCCCATCACGCCTGCCCGCCTGCCTAATCATCTGCTTGACACTCCCTCACGCTGCGGATTAGTTAGTTTGCCGTCACTAACTTATCTCGGGGCGATGAACTGTCCCTCCCAGAGTGGAGGGGTGGGGCGCACGGGAGCACAGGTATGCAGAAGCTTCATCGACATGGCAGGACGGGCAGTGTCCCGACGTTCAAGGTGCTGGTGGCGGGCGGACTGGTGCTGACGCTGGGCGCGGGCTGTGGCTCGCGGTCGGACGCCGCGGCGGCCAAGAATGGCGCAGCGCAGCAAGCCGCGGCACAGGAGGCCCCGGTGAAGGCGGACACCGTGCAGGTGGGGGAGGCGAAGGTTCCGCGCTACCTCACGCTCACGGGGTCGCTGACGGCCTACGAGGACTCGGACGTGGCGGCCGGCGCCGCGGGCAAGGTCCTGTCCGTGCACGTCGAGCGTGGCTCGGTGGTGAAGAAGGGCGACGTGCTGGTGCGGCTGGATGCGCGCGCCTCCGCGGCGAGCCTCGAGGAGGCCCGGGCCCAGGTGGAGCTGGCCAGGTCGCAGCAGGCGCTGGCCAACGCGGACTGCGAGCGCAACGAGAAGCTCTTCGGCAGCGGCACCATCTCCACGGCCGATCATGATCGCGCCCAGGCCCAATGCCGCAACGCGGCGGCGCAGCTCGCCTCCGCCAACGCGCGCCTGTCGATGCTGGAGCTGAACGTGTCGGATGCCACCATCCGCGCTCCCTTCGACGGCGTGGTGTCCGAGCGCGTGGTGTCCGTGGGCGAGTACGTCCGCCAGGACTCGAAGGTGGTGACGCTGGTGGCGTTGGATCCGCTGCGGCTGTCGCTCACCGTTCCGGAGTCCTCGGCGTCCTTCATCCGGAAGGATCAGGCGGTGGAGTTCACCCTCACGGCGGCGCCGGACGTGGTGCACAAGACGAAGGTGTCCTTCGTGGGCCCGGGCCTGCGCAGCGGCACGCGGGACCTGGTGGTGGAGGCGCTCGTCCCGAACAAGGACCGTTCGCTGCTGCCGGGCCAGTTCGCCACCGCGAAGGTGCAGCTGGGCGAGCAGCAGTTGCCGGTGGTGCCGCGCACCGCGGTGTTGGAGGACGGTGCGCGCCGCAAGCTCTTCGTGGTGAGCGATGGGCGGCTGGAGGAGCGGTTCATCCAGGTGAGCGAGTCCGCGGCGGATTCGCTGGGCGTGATGGCAGGCGTTCGCGTGGGCGAGCGCGTGGTGGCGGTTGCTCGCGAGGACCTGCGCGACGGCCAGAGGCTGCAGTAGGCGAGGGCTCCGCACATGCAATGGCTCGCGAGTATTTGTGTCCGTAAACCCGTCTTCGCGTCGGTCATCATCCTGTTGATCTGCGTGGTCGGTGCCGCCGGCTACTTCAAGCTCAACGTCGACCGTTTCCCCAAGGTCGACTTCCCGGCCGTGGTGGTGATGACGGCCCTCCCGGGCGCCGCTCCCGAGGAGATGGAGACGGACGTCACCGAGAAGGTCGAGGAGGCGGTCAACACCATCTCCGGTATCGACGAGATGACCTCCACCACCACCGAGGGCAGCAGCATGGTGGTGATCTCCTTCGTCCTGGAGAAGGACATCGACGTGGCCGTGCAGGAGGTGCGCGACCGCATCAATCAGATCGCCTACGAGCTGCCCAAGGACGTGGAGACGCCGCTGGTCCAGAAGTTCGATCCGGACTCCGTGCCGGTCGTCATCCTGTCCGTGCAGGCGCAGCGGCCCGTGCGGGAGATCACCGAGTACGCGGATCGCGTGCTGCGCCGCAGGCTGGAGACGGTGCCGGGCGTGGGGCAGGTGTCCATCGTGGGTGGCCGCAAGCGCCAGGTGAACGTGTGGATGGACCCGGCGAGGATGAGGGCGGCGGGCGTGAGCGCGGCCCAGCTGCAGATGGCGCTGGCCGGGCAGAACATGTCGCTGCCCGGTGGCAGCATCGAGACGGGCCCGCAGCGGCTCACCCTGCGTCTGCGTGGACGT contains:
- a CDS encoding efflux RND transporter periplasmic adaptor subunit; protein product: MQKLHRHGRTGSVPTFKVLVAGGLVLTLGAGCGSRSDAAAAKNGAAQQAAAQEAPVKADTVQVGEAKVPRYLTLTGSLTAYEDSDVAAGAAGKVLSVHVERGSVVKKGDVLVRLDARASAASLEEARAQVELARSQQALANADCERNEKLFGSGTISTADHDRAQAQCRNAAAQLASANARLSMLELNVSDATIRAPFDGVVSERVVSVGEYVRQDSKVVTLVALDPLRLSLTVPESSASFIRKDQAVEFTLTAAPDVVHKTKVSFVGPGLRSGTRDLVVEALVPNKDRSLLPGQFATAKVQLGEQQLPVVPRTAVLEDGARRKLFVVSDGRLEERFIQVSESAADSLGVMAGVRVGERVVAVAREDLRDGQRLQ
- a CDS encoding glycosyltransferase; the encoded protein is MRRSEEMDLARRALRGRDLVVFSNDWDGDPLSKVHIMRILSRDNRVLWVNSIGNRAPKANAHDVKRIWKKLSSFTEGIREVEPNLFVLAPLAVPFYGSEAVRAFNRTLLRAQVLRAMRRLHFKRPISWSFLPASAPVSGRLGEEFVVYHCVDEFSAFSDTNGRHIAELEEQLLRRADLCITSADRLRDNKVRVNPNTVLVRHGVDFNHFVKACDPSTPIPEDIAKLPRPIFGFFGLVADWVDLEAIAATARAHREGSVVVIGKVAPDVDPSVLTAEPNVHMLGRKAYSELPGYCRAFDVALMPFKVNELTLNANPLKVREYLAAGLPVVSSDIPEVRKVGLCKLASDTEDFVRKVDECLAEGAGPSRERAERIRHESWEAKVEEIRGFVGEAMVKAGRSL
- a CDS encoding polysaccharide deacetylase family protein, with translation MAAYRRYQSGGRRILIVSYHRVVGDFTGELQRSIPGLLISQETFRGHLEGLSAAGYEFASLGDALDVMAGRRTARRDLCVVTFDDGYRDVYRYGYPVLKEMGVPAIIYLPAALIGTNERFHHDRLFHLLRLAQARGYQPLFDVMPKPATELLDTVLSGRKRLSAALDDFIGQYSSSTLAETIQVLEEKLGPGPDLLPEQGDLMDWDEVRRMVKDGFEFGAHTLGHVVLTHEPIEVVEREVCESKALIEREAGITVRDFAYCNGWYSDDLIRILVRNGFRSAVTTEDMPNRIGGDPFTLKRKVLWENFSLGLTGGFSRSLTVCQLDDCFGTLGMREPVPGRRPQRLAVPTPTNTNTLRLDGPPEEVTW
- a CDS encoding lipopolysaccharide biosynthesis protein; protein product: MPAAPAAPAVPASSFLGKAGPLVLARLFTAGLTLSIPLVLARVLSLEEYGTYYQLFLIATTLYYVLPFGVVQSLYYFLPRSEEKRPWLGQTLLFMSAAGVVAAGFVWALLGPVANHFDNPALLAHRGTLAAYTAFLLGSFPLEISLTSQGRTKQSALAYLVSDALRAASMVVPCLLGFGLHGMMLAVAGFAFIRYLAAWVVVPRGTSGPLLRPGLWRQQLVYAAPFGAAMALAIPQQNAHLYMVAGAVAPALYALYRVGCFQLPVVDLLYTPTSEVLMVRLGELDKQGRLEEGVVAFREAAGKLAFVFLPFAAFLFAAAPEFIGALFGAKFLPAVPIFRVSVVGVVLAILPMDGVLRARGHTRAIFLSYLLKAVVTAPLVWFGVKWFGMMGGVVSWAVAEVVGKGALLVRVPAALSTPARTLRIRDIIPWRELGKASLAAVAAAASVFLLRVALVHAWSGLPEGLVWRALPLAVAGALFAMGYVGVLYATGVRPLRLLGGLRARRAA
- a CDS encoding CPBP family intramembrane glutamic endopeptidase translates to MMTFARLVLAYVAHGVTAAVLAASGHAEPWQAAIRWWTVYGSLIDAGCLVLLAMLTRREGRSIRDLVGFDRTRLGRDLLIALGLLLGLGLVGFVGGMGTSLLLYGNPHHAPPMGGLPTWAMVYSIAIWPLLWGFTEETTYNGYVLPRLRALSGHSWMAVAIVSFGWAAQHIALPAMFDGRFMLYRFLSSLPIALLAATFYLRTGRLVPLIVAHAAIDILAPASVMFAPPHS
- a CDS encoding FUSC family protein, with protein sequence MSTRRLLEHAKEVARFAPVRPAVKAGFRAAIASILPLLVASGFHLSEALWLSVGGFNTSFADKGGSYRSRAISMGAVALTGVLSVFVGGLAGGHPALAIPVALVWVTACSYAGVYGPTAGFVGNIAASAFVISLGLPASSLLEALTRVGFLLVGALWAMLLSLVLWPIRPYRPARFAVGRCFRALADFAGEVGRLSIRGDSAAWQALIQGHHGRIRELLEEARSTLAAIRRGRQESGRGERLLVLFQVADTTFGVVIALADVMESLSHGTGVRPAQDAVERALAAYSRTLQELARIVETEGHARQLPSLDWGAEALREAIARTEAAEGAQAMRVIDRAQALHAARLLARLREFAGVAVETAASLADDRPASFGQALLGIDLAERKRPFLGPLRENLSSDSVVLRHALRVGVTTAIAVWLTARLQQSYGYWVTITVLTIMMPYTGPTFLKGLQRVVGTVVGGVLAAVVAAWLHDPHAISVLVFFTAAISVAVISVNYGLYTVFLTITFVLLAEVGSGDWSLARVRIINTLIGGALALAGTWLLWERPEKERFPAQLAAALRADREYFRQVFSAWLGDSKGQDPTFGEARRKMGLATINAEASFQRLLSEPRRRTEPLEPLMTLLAYTRRFSAAVIAFSTHNERAPERVRSLLARFATTTEHVLEDLADAVAQGRTPAPLPDFAGLLAGEGATTGGEAAPGVGEPLLQAQLERVVRQLTVLHGAASRRSPVAEEHSEQRGALSGGYQ
- a CDS encoding glycosyltransferase family 4 protein; translation: MRVLLVGDYPPPHGGVAVHVQQLHGYLRERGVETVVLDIGKGGRPAPDVIPVRTPTQYGKRLAGFLREGWTVHVHTSGNNPKSWMLAATAGVRAPRSPRVITLHSGLLPEYLAASVSRRAFARVALAGYSRVVAVSEAVRDALARCGVPEEKLVVYPAFCGSQVRPGSVTQAVQEARIRRRTLLAMAHHPSPVYGRGLMFRALRMLANELPGVGLAVFGPGTRSEAFLRDARECQVEELLEDMGELEHSQALALISRCDAFVRPTTHDGDAISVREALALGVPCVASDVCGRPHGTYTFRAGNAVDLADQVHRALEHGPAQVVSPDAGPVLLKLYGELSQPVVLGGGETHAAQ
- a CDS encoding serine O-acetyltransferase, with protein sequence MGIDAMTLYRMGRKLYLRGVPVLPAVLRKAIHFLHGSYIPVEAEIGEGTQMGYGGMGIVIHKDARIGRHCLISHQVTIGGRSGLKDLPVIGDYVRIGAGAKILGNVRIGDFAVIGANAVVVRDVPPGTVVGGIPAREIRKDPDPLAAYEREMGLRPPVRRPEAVPSVPPPASAAR